The nucleotide window TGTTGTTCGTTTGCGAGCGAGTTGTTTTTGGAAGCATGTATGTACGAAGATGAGAAGTACTATAGCGACTTAATCATGGGGTTTACACACCAAAACTAATTCACTGCGTGGTTTTAATGAAGGACCcggtgtaagtgaaaaatatcggtatatacatgcagttacCAAGTATATTTACCTGCTACATTTAGGGGGGAAAAGCGGATATATGTGTATTGTTCAAACATTTCTCTTAAAGAGGACAGCCGAGAGTAAATACGGATCGAATAGCGGATCGATCGACTGGTTGActgaattacatttctcttaAAGAGGACAGCTGAGAGTGAATACGCAGCGAATGGTGGATTGATCGACTCGTTGACTGAATTACCTTTCTCTTAAAGAGGACAGCTGCGAATGAATACGGATCGAATGGCGGATTGATCGACTCGTTGACTGAGTTGCGGATTGATCGACTGGTTGACTGAGTTACCTTTCTCTTAAAGGGGACAGTTCAAAATGAAAACGGATCAAATGACGGATTGATCGACTGGTTAACTGAGTTGCATTTCCCTTAAAGAGGACGGCTGAGAGTGAATATGGATCGAATTACGGATTGATCGACTGGTTGACTGAGTTACTCGACTGGTTGACTGAGTTACCATTCTCTTAAAGAGGACCGTTCAAAGTGAAAGCGGATCAAATGGCGGATTGATGGACTGGTTAACTGAGTTACCTTTCTCTTAAAGAGAACAGCTGAGAATGAATACGGAGCGAATGGCGGATTGATCGACTGGTTAACTGAGCTGCCTTTTTCTTAAAGAGGACAGCTCAAAGTGAAAACGGACCAAATGGCGGATTGATCGACTGGTTAACTGTATTACGTTCTCTTAAAGATGACAGCTGAGAGTAAATACGGATCGAATGACGGATTGATCGACTGGTTGACTGAATTATTGATTAGTGTTAGGCGTAGGTCTTGTTGCAGTAGTTAGATGTATTAATGACGTATTATGACTTAAAAAATCAACTTCAGGCCTGTGTACGAAGACAACTGGGGGAAACTTGTACCATTTCGTCCATTTTTGACATGTATTCTCTCATATTAATGTATTAATCTCATATAAAATCAATGGACGATGCCTAACCGCTTACCGTTATTGATAAACCcgtatttttgtaaatatttgtattctATTAACTGTGTACTCTTCATTTGGGAGAATAACGCATGCAGACTTGTTGACATCAGTACTGTTGTGTATATTGTACGCTGTTTGGAGTTCCCAGTAACGGCCGGTTGATCCCCCGGTGTGACGGCCTGATGTTTTGTTCATCTCAACCGGCACACAAAAGGTGCGGCCGCCTGGTCGTTCACCTCGCCAGCCTGGCGTAGATCAGGGCCGGTCTGCATGTGCATGCCAGCTAAACTGCAGGCAGATCGCGTCGTACTAAGGACATGCCGTGAGAACGCGCTGTCCTACAGTTGAAACAGAAAGTATACGTGCATTTGTTGTTCGTTTCAGAAAGGAGTTCTCAGTAAGGGAATCATGGTGGACATGATAACTTGTGGGTCCTGCCGTGGAGAGTTTCTCTTGAGGGATATCACGGTCTTTATACAGCATAAGGCCTTCGACTGCCGCGGCCCACGGGACCATGGACTCCAGCAGCAAGGTACAGTGCTGTACTGAACACTTATATATGTCACAATCTGGCTTTAACATAGCAGCAGGCATGCATAAGAGGAAGTGTATAGGATGAATATATAACCACGAATTTAGGATACATGCAATATATAGTGGTAAAATCTATTCTATTTGAATGggttttaaattcaaaattttatgcATACTTCTTGAAAAATACTTAAAGTACATTAATATGATATCTATATTGTTTTTGTGGTGTATATAATTCGAATTCTGCCGAAACAGCGTATTAATTGGACTATTTATTTGCTTACCAGTCATTGCACCGATTATAAGAAATAGGAAATATTGTGAAGGCACATATCGCTgtggttttaattttaaaactaTTTGGATTAAGGCAGCATAATTACACGGAAAAGACATGACAGAATGACAAGCAAATGTAGAACAATCATCTTATTTTGACAGTTAtttcgacaaaaaaaaaaacagaacaaattttttttcaaatattcacAACAGTTTCTtgacttaaaatatttattccattATTGTAAATGAGGAtctattttttcacttttacttaCCACGGCATGTAGTGCGGGTGTAGACgtgtaaaaaagaaaaccatcGGCGAAGTGGCTGAGAAAAGGAGTAGTAAATACTTACGACTGTGGCTTAATTGTGGAGAAATgttaatgcatgtttttttggTTATCATGCTTAAAGTTTTCAATCTGTTCTACTCTATtgagtttgtgcacaaaattacatttatttaacctTCTGCAAGGTTAAAATTGATGAAGGCGTATATTAAAAttgataaaacaacaacaacattagcTGATACTGCATCCTGCTAAATTAAATGGATAGACCCAAAAATTTGTTTACCTATAATCGGTTAATTCACCGATTATAAGAATAGCAAAGACATATAATTTTCAGTCTGCAATTATTTTGTCTGCAAAACATCCACATGATCGTTCAGACATTGTTTATAGCGTAATGCACCTTACGTTTTATGTCCTATAGTCCCTTATATCACATGCACTCTTATCGTTTGTATATGCATTTGTAAGCCTATATTTTGTAAGACATCTGTATATGCGTTTTCTCAAACTAAGCTATGAATAATGTCTTAATACCCTGTTGGAATTTTCCCGCAAAAACTGGCTGAAACAAGTGCAGCTGGACTACATCCGATTCAGTAAAGTTTCACTTCACACAAAGTATCTATACCTTTAATGTAAAGGTTACCATTGCAAGGTAAACTTATACTGGTCATGCGTAGGCAgttactgaaacatttactcAAATAGATACAGCCTAGATTTGTAGTCCTCATTCATGCTTGCTGCAGTGGGTATGTATAAGCCTGTTTGCTTTTGAAAAGTAGCGATTTAAcgtacataatttaaaaaacagaacggtgataaaaacatacacagtAATCGCTCAACCTTTTATATCTAACGGTGATGAAAGTATCAGTAAAGGCTAATTTGGATTAACAGGTCTACACTATGTAAATACAGTTATATCCgattattatgttatattatattactgTACTATgtataccattgttgtgtaatTGCAATTAGTTATTATTGATTATATCTGGTCATTTTTATCAAACCAACAATTGCTGCCTGGTGAACATCCGGGTGCTTAAAAGAATTCTTTgagtaaaatatgttttttaagTACTTATAGCACAAAGTAAATTAGCAAACCTTTCACGCGTGCATCGCGTTGTACATGTTAGAAACCGTGTCTTGGGTGGATTTGTCGAAATATTGCAAGCAATATATAACACTATACATATACGTGAAATGCAcctgtattttgtattaaaggagaacaaaacttaaatatcaaacaaataccattgaaaagagtatgcattttctcgcaggtgcatgccataaaaaaatttatgaacttgtacctcaagttgatgaattataaataaagtcagctccaaaatccgctgtgggcgactcagTTTTGCcgaagaactagtcctgaagtcttctgtgttaggagaattgccgtcggaaaccaccgaagtgcagttcgcacatttccagtagaactattcttcccagaaggtagccaacagtacagttcgttttccgcttgacaatcgGGACACCGGAATGTTGggcgtaggttccgagtttacacaacaagccggcagttttaactaccctcattggctgagagacaACACACTCCCCAGCATATATtatagggtgttaaagatggaggacgcgatggccTCAGTGATTtgtgccagctttgccgttttcatgCTTTACGTGTAGgacgaggaaaaatcgcaataTTATGCAgtaggcaccaccagatagaaaaaaatgtgctcttttcagcctatagtgtcataatattaagttttcttctcctttaaaataacATGCTAAAACAAACTGCAAATTTCATGAACTGTTTTGGGCGTGCAGTCATTTTCAAATAATCTGTTGCTGTGGTCATGCATCTGTTATAGAACTCAGATTTTTATTATGAACTTGTCTTACTTTTTCTTCATCTCGGGGGCACGTAAATCGTAAGTCTGTGGTTGTGTCATTTACCTGAATCATTCGCCCATCATTAAAGATGAATTGAAGGATCAATGCAGGATGTTAACATAACATTATAATGCAAATGAAGATTGaattaaaaacatgaatttaataTTCACGAGTTGTTTAATCCCTTGAAGGAACTCTCTCGTCATATTGTTCATTATACCCGTCGGTGTTCACTAAAAAACGCAATGAAGGTGCAGCTTCAGTACGGTTAGATCAAATTAAATGATATATTTTCGTTCCttaaaatgttctaaaaatgaATGACCAGTGTCAAATATTTTTACTTgctttacattttgtttttcttgtggCGAAAATCCGTTCAAAAAATATTAGGACGATTACATCGACCATGCCATTGGTGctgatacatatgtacactcAAAGAAATCTTTTGGTTTTGACAGAAAgtctagaatgcattctgttattatagcaaAATACTGTGTTAAACATATTATCCTATtataatacaatctttatgatGAGTTATTGGAATGTGTGTGCTATGTTAATTAGAATAATCTgacacaataacagaatacattctagaatcactcaaacaacactttctgttaaatttgacagattaTTACTATTGAGATTATATTCTTATACATTTAAATCCATCCAAAAGACATAGCGGTAACCCCATCCTGTTGACATGTTTTCTCCTTCGAGTTTTTGGGTATCTAACCCTGCTGAAGATAGGTTATAAgcatgtgacgtcacattacatGGATACGCCTACGAAAGGGCCACCTTAATGATCTTTCTTTTTACACACTTTTCTTCTTAAAAGTGTCTGACATGACCAAGTGCAAACGTTCAGCTATTTATGGTGGAGAATGGGATATACCCGTACCTGAACATACACATGTTTATTCACTGTTACTTACGCAATGTTGAAGATTATTATTTCAAGTAAAAATACCTTAGTTCATCATATAAATGtggaatgtttacattttacattaaggaacatttacattatttgtgtaatatatatatatatatatatatatatatatatatatatatatatatatatatatatatatatatattcgctCGAATCATATGTTAAGTTTTCGTGCCGGTTCTGTATGGTATGGTGGTGTTTGGTGTGAAATTGTATGCTCCTTGCCTGAGAATATCAAAATCTAATACACCTGCATTGTGATTAAAACTAAGCAAGGTATCCAGATCACAGTTCAGGCCATTAACCCGTAAAATAGTACCCAAAGTCCAATTCCCAAAGATcaatttcattaataaaattagcatCAAAGTTACCTATAAGATACTCATCAGAGTTTTCATCCAAACCTTTCCTCCGAAGGCGGGAATTCGGGCCTTAAACATGgcttaatattttaatatttcaaaggCTAAATGTTTTAGAAGAAATTGCTGTGCAATTATACAACATAGATGTGAGTGACGTGCCTGTCTTTCTTCCCTTTCATTTGTTTACGTCTGGCGATTGTTTTAGTCTTTGATACTTGTGAATGGCAAGTATATGTGTGTGCATTTTGATGTTCCAGTGCTGAAATGTTCCTCTTGTGATCGCGAGTTCCGCACATCCTGGGGATTGCTACATCACATACAGGAGGCGCACAACATCCAGCTCTACTCCGAGAACCTCCTGTATCAGACAGAGGAGTATTGTGACGAGGACCGAGGTTTTCAGTCATACAGCCATAGCAGGATTCTGACCCCTGCCAGCTCCTGGGACCACGACGGTGACAGTGGGAACCACACGGTCTGTGTACGGCTGGATTCGCAGTACCCGGACACCCGCTACCCACCAGAACGTATAGGCAGCTCAAGGAGAACAGAGGGACACCAAGGGCTGGCAGGACAAGGTGTTGCCCCCAACTCTGTTGAGGACAGACCGCTAGACAGGGCAAAGGACTCACAGGTGTTGCCTCTTGACCTCAAAATCTCCTTTCGAGAGAACAGGTCTGTGTACCATGAGACGCCGTCAGACAGCGATAACTGCTCCATGAGCTCTGTGGATGTTACACCGTGCTCGCACTCCTCAATTATCCCTAAGAAAAGGAAATGGTCTGTCTACGAGCCGTCGTCGGATGATTGTGCTTCACCAGACACCATGACGTACTCACCATGTGAGTCTCACGATTCGCTACATGATGAAGTGTCCTCCACATGTACACCAAGGACACTAATCAAGAACCATCCCGCCACCAGGCACAGTTTGGTTATTTTGCCAAAATGGAAGTATTCCATGGACTTACAAAGTTCTCTACCAGTAGTTTCACCTGGCTCTGTCGACAGACCTCCCAACAGTCAGACCTCCGACACCTGCCTTACTGTGAACACTGTCAATGGTAGTAGCCCAGCAAACTGTACCATACAGCAGGATTCTGCGAGTGAACACTGGACAGCGACTGAGGCCGCATACGTGACGACATCTCCCGAGACACGGGAGGTCAATGGACAACTTAATGACGTAGTGACGGTGACGTCCCAAGAGCGACCCGCATCAAGTGAGGAATTCTACCCACAGAGAGTATCAGAGAACGGGAGTTCTGATACTCTTGTGGACCGTCGAGAGAGCCCTGTGTC belongs to Liolophura sinensis isolate JHLJ2023 chromosome 9, CUHK_Ljap_v2, whole genome shotgun sequence and includes:
- the LOC135475367 gene encoding zinc finger protein with KRAB and SCAN domains 5-like isoform X1, with the protein product MARERMKGVLSKGIMVDMITCGSCRGEFLLRDITVFIQHKAFDCRGPRDHGLQQQVLKCSSCDREFRTSWGLLHHIQEAHNIQLYSENLLYQTEEYCDEDRGFQSYSHSRILTPASSWDHDGDSGNHTVCVRLDSQYPDTRYPPERIGSSRRTEGHQGLAGQGVAPNSVEDRPLDRAKDSQVLPLDLKISFRENRSVYHETPSDSDNCSMSSVDVTPCSHSSIIPKKRKWSVYEPSSDDCASPDTMTYSPCESHDSLHDEVSSTCTPRTLIKNHPATRHSLVILPKWKYSMDLQSSLPVVSPGSVDRPPNSQTSDTCLTVNTVNGSSPANCTIQQDSASEHWTATEAAYVTTSPETREVNGQLNDVVTVTSQERPASSEEFYPQRVSENGSSDTLVDRRESPVSDGLYGASKKRRYPTTRPFKCDHCEHSFNQRIHLKKHLSKHTGIKPFKCGLCDYSTVERSHLKVHIRIHTGEKPYKCTFCDYATAQNSTLKIHLKRHHGGRMFRCKICAKCFTQLDMLDSHMASHGDSSNNQKQADQKHDASDHFPLKENMSLPHILV
- the LOC135475367 gene encoding zinc finger protein with KRAB and SCAN domains 5-like isoform X2, producing the protein MVDMITCGSCRGEFLLRDITVFIQHKAFDCRGPRDHGLQQQVLKCSSCDREFRTSWGLLHHIQEAHNIQLYSENLLYQTEEYCDEDRGFQSYSHSRILTPASSWDHDGDSGNHTVCVRLDSQYPDTRYPPERIGSSRRTEGHQGLAGQGVAPNSVEDRPLDRAKDSQVLPLDLKISFRENRSVYHETPSDSDNCSMSSVDVTPCSHSSIIPKKRKWSVYEPSSDDCASPDTMTYSPCESHDSLHDEVSSTCTPRTLIKNHPATRHSLVILPKWKYSMDLQSSLPVVSPGSVDRPPNSQTSDTCLTVNTVNGSSPANCTIQQDSASEHWTATEAAYVTTSPETREVNGQLNDVVTVTSQERPASSEEFYPQRVSENGSSDTLVDRRESPVSDGLYGASKKRRYPTTRPFKCDHCEHSFNQRIHLKKHLSKHTGIKPFKCGLCDYSTVERSHLKVHIRIHTGEKPYKCTFCDYATAQNSTLKIHLKRHHGGRMFRCKICAKCFTQLDMLDSHMASHGDSSNNQKQADQKHDASDHFPLKENMSLPHILV